GCGGTCGGCGAGGTAGGTGCCCCAGCGCTTCCAGTTCTTCTTTCGGAGCAGGTCCTCGAGGAGGCGCTCGGACTCGGGGTCGCGCCGAGCGGCCGCGGGGCGCTCCGCGCTCACGCCGCTCACGTCACCGCTCACGGGCCCCCCGCGAGGGCTCGCTCGAGGGCGGCGGCGCCGATGAGGCCGGCGTCGTCCCCGAGGGTGGCGCGCGCGAGCTCCACGCGCATGGCGGGCGGCCCCTCCGCGTCGAGGTGCGCGCGGATCGCGGGGTGCAGGAGGTCGTCGTTCAGGCCGAGGCCGCCCCCGATCACCACGATCTCGGGGCTGAACGCGAACGCGACGTCGCGCACGCCGATCGCAGCTGCGGTGCAGATCTCGCCCAGCACGGCGAGCGCCGCGGCGTCGTTCGCCCGTGCCCGCTCCACCACCTCGCGCCCCGTGAGCGCGAGGCCGTGCGCCTCTGCGACCCGCGCGAGGGCCCTCCCCGACGCGAGCTGCTCGAAGGTCGACGGCTCGCCGCGTGCGTGGGCGCCGCGATCGATCACCATGTGGCCCACCTCCGCGAGCGAGCGCCGCCCCACGAGGAGCCGGCGGCCGAGGAGCACCCCGCCGCCCACCCCCGTGGACAGGGTCACGTAGGCGACGTCGGAGAACCCTCTCCCGGCGCCGAAATACGCCTCGCCCACCGCGGCGAGGTCGGCGTCGTTCACGAGCCGCACCGGCACGCCGATGGCCGCGCCGAGGGCTGCCTCGGTGAGGTGCGGCGCCCACGAGGGCGGCAGGTTGGGCGCGCGGTCCAGCCGACCTTCTCGATGATCGACGCGGCCAGGCACGCCCACGATCGCGCGCGCGGGGCGCGACCCGTGCCGCACGAGCTCCCGCATGAGATCGACGAGCCCCGCCGGCTCCGCGTCGGCCACGGGGGTGGGGCGCACGTCGCGATGAAGGAGGGCGCCGTCTTCGTCGAGCACTGCGCCGCGCATCCGAGTCCCGCCGAGATCCACCGAGAGAACGCTCATGGCGGAAGCGTAACATCTCAGGGTGCAAGTTTCGGTTCGCGCGCACCCGCGCCCGCGGGCTGACTCGTGGCGCCCCGTCGCCGGCGCGATGGCGACTCGTGACGGCGACGCGAGCGCTACCCCTTCACGACGTCGCGGAGGAGCTTGGCGACGACGGCGAGCACCACGCAGACGACGACGCGCCGCACGAGCCTCTCGCCGCCCTTCAGCGCGAGGCGCGCGCCGACGTTTGCCCCGAGAGCGTTCGCGATCGCCATGGGCAAGGCCACGCGCCAGAGGATCGCGCCGCGGGCCGCGAAGAGGCCGAACGCCGCGAGGTTCGACGCGAGGTTCACGATCTTCGCGTTGCCCGAGGCCCGCACGAGCGGCTCCTGAAAGAGCACGACGTTCGCGACGATGAGCATGCTGCCAACCCCGGGGCCGAAGAAGCCGTCGTAGGCGCCGAGCCCGAGCGACACCGCCACGAGCGCCACGGTGGGGTGGCGCGGCGTGAGCTTCGGGAGGCGGTCGCGCGGCACGAGCGCGACGGCGAGCGCCGTCAAGAGGAGCACGATGACGAGCGGCCGCAGCGGCTCCGGGCGCCGCGTGACGAGCAGGAGCGCGCCGAGCAGCGAGCCCACGAACCCCGCCGCGAACGCGACCTTCACGCGCTCGGGCGCCACCGCGCCGTGGCGCCCGAACGACGCCGCGCTCGAGACCGCGCCGAACACCGCCTGCCCCTTGTTCGTGGCGAGCGCGACCCGCGGGTCGAGCCCCGCTGCCAGCAGCGCGGGCACCGTGATGAGGCCGCCGCCGCCGCCGATCGCGTCGACCATGCCCGCCACGAACGCCGCCGCCGCGAGGCCTAGGGTGAGGGGGAGCGAGACGTCGCTCACGGATCGCTCACGTCTCGAGCGCGGTGGGCGCGGCGGGCGCGCCGAGCGGCTCGCGCGCCGGCGGGGCCTTCCGGAAGCGCTCGAGCTCCAGTGGGGAGACGAGCGCGCCGTCGATGAGGCCGCCCATCGCCGCGCGCACGACGGCGTACGGCGTGTCGCGCGCGCCCTCGCCGAGCAGCACCTCGGCGACCTCGTGCGCCTTCACGGCGCCCGCGTTCGTGATCGCGACGTCCACGAGCACCGTGACGAGCGAGCCGCCGAGCCCCGCGCGCGCGACGATGGGCCCGGCGGAGGGGTCTTCGACGCGGAGCCCCGTGAGGAAGCGCTTCACGTCGATCCATTTGCCTATCCCCTCGATCTTGCGCAGGATTTTCTGCTCCTCGGCCGCGATCACGTGGGCCGCGCGCGCGCGCAGGAAGTCGACGCCGCCGGGCAGGGTGGCGGTGGGGAACGCGAGCACGTAGCGCGCCGCCGCGATGAGCTTGTTCACCCCCGCGTCGTTCGGCCCGAGCACCCGCACCCCAGTGAAGCGGAGCCCGTCCTGCGACACGGCCGAGAGCCGCTCGGCCAGCGTGGCCTCGTCGACGTCGCACGTGAGCTTCAGGTCGAGGTACTCGTCGAGGCTGTACACGCCGAGCGAGAGCGCGGGGCCGAACACCATGTCGGGCTTCGGGTGAAAGCCGGACGAGTAGAACATCGGCACGTCGATGCGACGAAACGCGCGCGGGATGGCGCGCACGAGATCGAGGTGCGAGAGGAACGCGCTCGGCCCGAGCTTCTCGTAGGCGAAGCGCACGCGCCGGCCCTCGCCCTGCACGATGCGCGGCGGCGGCTTGCGGCCCTTCGGCACCTTCGCGCGGATCGCGGCCACCTCGGCCTCGGTGCGCGAGCGGCGCTTCTCGGCGCCGAGCCGCGAGAGGAGCACGAGGCGCTCCTCGCGCATCGCCGACAGATCGCACGCGACGCCGCAGTCGTAGCAGACGAGCTTGCGCGGGTCGGCCTTCGCGTCTTCCAGGTTCGTGTGGTGGATGAACATCCCGGCGGCCTTGCCGCACGGCACCGACAGGCGGCTCTTCAGCGCCTTTCGGTACTCACGCGCGAGGAAGCCCTCCTCCAAGCCCACGTCGATGTGGTCCCAGGGGAGGCGCGCGCTCGTGGGGATCGTGCCGAGGAAGAGCCCCGGGTCCACGCCCTCGGCGCGGAAGGCCTCCTCCCAGAGGTCGAGCCGGAGCTGGTCTTCCCACGAGTCGAAGCGCGCGCCGAGGCGGTACGCCCGCTCGAGCACCGCGCCGAGGCGCCGATCGCCACGCGCGAACACGCCCTCGAGCCACGACGTCTCGCTGTCGTGCATGCGCAGATCGACGCCCGTGCCCCGCACCTCGGAGCGCAGCCACTCCTGCTTCTGGCGCACCGTGTCGGGCGCGTCCATCGCGCAGTATTGGAACGGCGTGTGCGGCTTCGGCACGTGCGTCGACACGCTCACGGTCACCTTCGGCGCGCCGAACTTCCCGCGCGCCTTCCAGAGTCGCTTGCCGGTGTCGTGGGTGCGCGCCCCGACGCGCACGATCTCGCGGACGTCGTCCTCCTGCTCGGTGGGCAGGCCGATCATGAAGTAGAGCTTCATGCTCGCGTAGTTGCGCGAGAAGATGCGCTCGGCCGTGGTCTGCAGCTGCTCCTCCGTGACGTTCTTGTTCACCACGTCGCGCATGCGCTGGCTGCCCGCCTCGGGCGCGAACGTGACGCCCTGCGCGCGCACGCGCGTCATGTCGTCGAGCACGTCCTCCTCGAGGCCATACGCGCGCAGCGACGAGACCCCGAGCGCCACCTTCTCGGGCGCGAGCCGATCGGCGACCTTCTTGATGAGCGGCGCGATGCACGAGTAGTCGGCGGTCGAGAGCGAGGTGAGGCTCGCCTCGTCGTAGCCCGACTTCTTCACCGCAGAGGCCACGGTCTCGACGATCTGGTCGGGGTCTCGCTCGCGCACTGGGCGGTAGATCATCCCGGCTTGGCAGAAGCGACAGCCCTCCGTGCAGCCGCGCGCGATCTCGATCGACATGCGATCGAAGATGGCCTCG
This genomic stretch from Myxococcales bacterium harbors:
- a CDS encoding ROK family protein, with translation MSVLSVDLGGTRMRGAVLDEDGALLHRDVRPTPVADAEPAGLVDLMRELVRHGSRPARAIVGVPGRVDHREGRLDRAPNLPPSWAPHLTEAALGAAIGVPVRLVNDADLAAVGEAYFGAGRGFSDVAYVTLSTGVGGGVLLGRRLLVGRRSLAEVGHMVIDRGAHARGEPSTFEQLASGRALARVAEAHGLALTGREVVERARANDAAALAVLGEICTAAAIGVRDVAFAFSPEIVVIGGGLGLNDDLLHPAIRAHLDAEGPPAMRVELARATLGDDAGLIGAAALERALAGGP
- a CDS encoding TSUP family transporter, which translates into the protein MVDAIGGGGGLITVPALLAAGLDPRVALATNKGQAVFGAVSSAASFGRHGAVAPERVKVAFAAGFVGSLLGALLLVTRRPEPLRPLVIVLLLTALAVALVPRDRLPKLTPRHPTVALVAVSLGLGAYDGFFGPGVGSMLIVANVVLFQEPLVRASGNAKIVNLASNLAAFGLFAARGAILWRVALPMAIANALGANVGARLALKGGERLVRRVVVCVVLAVVAKLLRDVVKG